CTAGTGCCCATCCAGGTAATGCCGCAGGGCCTGGGGATCGGGCAGGGTAACGGTGCCGTAGCCGAACCGGACCAGCCCTTCCCTCTCCAGCTGCTTGAGCACCCCGTGCACGCCCTGGCGGCTCATGCCCAGCATGCTGGCGATATGCTCCCGGGTCAGCTTGAAGGTCACCGGCTCGGTGAGGGCGTGGCCGTCCAGGGTTTCCGCCAGAAACAACAGGCGCCGGCCAAGCCGGCCCGGCATATCGCGCAGAGCGTTGTCCTCGATCACGGAAATGGCCGACCACAGACGACGGCTGAGCATATCCAGAGTACGGGGATAGGCCTCTGGATAGCGGCTCAGCAGAGCCCGATAATCCTGGCCGGGGATTTCCAGCAGTTCGCCATCGCTGT
This sequence is a window from Alloalcanivorax dieselolei B5. Protein-coding genes within it:
- a CDS encoding Crp/Fnr family transcriptional regulator, which gives rise to MSDRALAILRSCSLLSGLPESALREAATAARIRPFRTGQVLYERGEVQSTLSVVGTGNVRISSTNPEGREVILTLFQAGAWFGDTVFSPGMPRVFGATAHSDGELLEIPGQDYRALLSRYPEAYPRTLDMLSRRLWSAISVIEDNALRDMPGRLGRRLLFLAETLDGHALTEPVTFKLTREHIASMLGMSRQGVHGVLKQLEREGLVRFGYGTVTLPDPQALRHYLDGH